A DNA window from Ictalurus furcatus strain D&B chromosome 22, Billie_1.0, whole genome shotgun sequence contains the following coding sequences:
- the hdr gene encoding hematopoietic death receptor isoform X4, with product MRDFISLFPPTERMGSKIKLMLWIWAWSSSGIRTAQGDVCRARRGYINNDICCLSCPAGTFVKEACSRPFERGVCEPCDFDTYTEHDNGLPKTCLMCTKCRPDEEIVERCNSTRNTRCQCKTGSFCLPDQACEVCKTCRKCKEDEKVVAHCTAYSNTVCQKRGSTSTSTLTVGVVSVSVVAIIVIIVIIGCLLYWRTSGGLTSSCQRGMWNKCLENGSDLEEVKQNNVNGVVEEGAQIQPLICPTQPVGEDEEDKGLGPSLSTTTASSETSLPMCTLTSEYCLSRSLPQQLNTLEDEKLRRLVPLNGDDSLKKTFDLFGEIDVNYHKRFFRLLGLSDNAIRIAEASWSLPEDRVYELLKIWMEKEGMKADFISLIEALLSLNQRLSAENIVARAVDNGYFRYEED from the exons ATGAGAGACTTTATCAGCCTG TTTCCACCTACAGAACGTATGGGATCTAAGATTAAG CTGATGTTATGGATTTGGGCCTGGAGCTCCAGCGGGATCCGAACGGCACAAGGAGATGTTTGCAGGGCCCGCAGGGGGTACATAAACAATGACATCTGCTGCCTCAGCTGTCCAGCTG GTACTTTTGTCAAAGAGGCGTGCAGCAGACCGTTTGAGAGAGGTGTCTGTGAGCCATGCGACTTTGACACTTACACCGAGCATGATAATGGACTTCCCAAGACCTGTTTGATGTGTACCAAGTGTCGCCCAG ATGAGGAGATTGTGGAGCGATGCAACAGCACCAGAAACACACGCTGTCAGTGTAAAACGGGTTCCTTCTGTCTGCCGGATCAAGCCTGTGAGGTCTGCAAGACGTGCAGGAA GTGTAAAGAAGACGAGAAGGTCGTGGCACACTGCACAGCTTACTCAAACACCGTCTGCCAAAAAAGAGGCTCCACCTCCACCAGCACATTGACAG TGGGAGTCGTCTCAGTCTCAGTCGTGGCCATCATCGTGATCATCGTGATCATCGGGTGTTTGCTGTACTGGAGAACATCAGGTGGAT TGACCTCAAGCTGCCAAAGAGGAATGTGGAATAAGTGCTTA gAAAACGGCAGCGATTTGGAGGAGGTGAAGCAGAACAATGTGAATGGTGTGGTGGAGGAAGGAGCACAGATCCAGCCATTAATCTGTCCGACACAGCCGGTgggtgaggatgaggaggataaAGGGCTCGGCCCAAGCCTCTCCACCACCACAGCTTCGTCCGAGACCAGCCTGCCTATGTGCACACTGACAAGCGAGTACTGCCTCAGCCGCTCGCTGCCTCAGCAGCTTAACACTCTG GAAGATGAAAAACTACGAAGGCTCGTTCCTTTAAACG gagACGACTCCCTGAAGAAAACCTTCGACCTGTTCGGAGAGATCGACGTGAACTACCACAAACGCTTCTTCAGGCTCCTTGGTCTGAGCGACAACGCCATAAGGATCGCAGAGGCATCTTGGTCTTTACCCGAGGACAGAGTGTACGAGCTGCTGAAGATCTGGATGGAGAAAGAAGGCATGAAGGCGGATTTTATCAGCCTCATCGAGGCCCTGCTTAGTCTGAACCAGAGGCTTTCTGCAGAAAACATCGTCGCACGAGCTGTCGATAACGGCTACTTCAGATACGAAGAAGACTGA
- the hdr gene encoding hematopoietic death receptor isoform X3: protein MRDFISLFPPTERMGSKIKLMLWIWAWSSSGIRTAQGDVCRARRGYINNDICCLSCPAGTFVKEACSRPFERGVCEPCDFDTYTEHDNGLPKTCLMCTKCRPDEEIVERCNSTRNTRCQCKTGSFCLPDQACEVCKTCRKCKEDEKVVAHCTAYSNTVCQKRGSTSTSTLTAVGVVSVSVVAIIVIIVIIGCLLYWRTSGGLTSSCQRGMWNKCLENGSDLEEVKQNNVNGVVEEGAQIQPLICPTQPVGEDEEDKGLGPSLSTTTASSETSLPMCTLTSEYCLSRSLPQQLNTLEDEKLRRLVPLNGDDSLKKTFDLFGEIDVNYHKRFFRLLGLSDNAIRIAEASWSLPEDRVYELLKIWMEKEGMKADFISLIEALLSLNQRLSAENIVARAVDNGYFRYEED, encoded by the exons ATGAGAGACTTTATCAGCCTG TTTCCACCTACAGAACGTATGGGATCTAAGATTAAG CTGATGTTATGGATTTGGGCCTGGAGCTCCAGCGGGATCCGAACGGCACAAGGAGATGTTTGCAGGGCCCGCAGGGGGTACATAAACAATGACATCTGCTGCCTCAGCTGTCCAGCTG GTACTTTTGTCAAAGAGGCGTGCAGCAGACCGTTTGAGAGAGGTGTCTGTGAGCCATGCGACTTTGACACTTACACCGAGCATGATAATGGACTTCCCAAGACCTGTTTGATGTGTACCAAGTGTCGCCCAG ATGAGGAGATTGTGGAGCGATGCAACAGCACCAGAAACACACGCTGTCAGTGTAAAACGGGTTCCTTCTGTCTGCCGGATCAAGCCTGTGAGGTCTGCAAGACGTGCAGGAA GTGTAAAGAAGACGAGAAGGTCGTGGCACACTGCACAGCTTACTCAAACACCGTCTGCCAAAAAAGAGGCTCCACCTCCACCAGCACATTGACAG CAGTGGGAGTCGTCTCAGTCTCAGTCGTGGCCATCATCGTGATCATCGTGATCATCGGGTGTTTGCTGTACTGGAGAACATCAGGTGGAT TGACCTCAAGCTGCCAAAGAGGAATGTGGAATAAGTGCTTA gAAAACGGCAGCGATTTGGAGGAGGTGAAGCAGAACAATGTGAATGGTGTGGTGGAGGAAGGAGCACAGATCCAGCCATTAATCTGTCCGACACAGCCGGTgggtgaggatgaggaggataaAGGGCTCGGCCCAAGCCTCTCCACCACCACAGCTTCGTCCGAGACCAGCCTGCCTATGTGCACACTGACAAGCGAGTACTGCCTCAGCCGCTCGCTGCCTCAGCAGCTTAACACTCTG GAAGATGAAAAACTACGAAGGCTCGTTCCTTTAAACG gagACGACTCCCTGAAGAAAACCTTCGACCTGTTCGGAGAGATCGACGTGAACTACCACAAACGCTTCTTCAGGCTCCTTGGTCTGAGCGACAACGCCATAAGGATCGCAGAGGCATCTTGGTCTTTACCCGAGGACAGAGTGTACGAGCTGCTGAAGATCTGGATGGAGAAAGAAGGCATGAAGGCGGATTTTATCAGCCTCATCGAGGCCCTGCTTAGTCTGAACCAGAGGCTTTCTGCAGAAAACATCGTCGCACGAGCTGTCGATAACGGCTACTTCAGATACGAAGAAGACTGA
- the hdr gene encoding hematopoietic death receptor isoform X6, producing MRDFISLKFPPTERMGSKIKLMLWIWAWSSSGIRTAQGDVCRARRGYINNDICCLSCPAGTFVKEACSRPFERGVCEPCDFDTYTEHDNGLPKTCLMCTKCRPDEEIVERCNSTRNTRCQCKTGSFCLPDQACEVCKTCRKCKEDEKVVAHCTAYSNTVCQKRGSTSTSTLTAVGVVSVSVVAIIVIIVIIGCLLYWRTSGGLTSSCQRGMWNKCLENGSDLEEVKQNNVNGVVEEGAQIQPLICPTQPEDEKLRRLVPLNGDDSLKKTFDLFGEIDVNYHKRFFRLLGLSDNAIRIAEASWSLPEDRVYELLKIWMEKEGMKADFISLIEALLSLNQRLSAENIVARAVDNGYFRYEED from the exons ATGAGAGACTTTATCAGCCTG aagTTTCCACCTACAGAACGTATGGGATCTAAGATTAAG CTGATGTTATGGATTTGGGCCTGGAGCTCCAGCGGGATCCGAACGGCACAAGGAGATGTTTGCAGGGCCCGCAGGGGGTACATAAACAATGACATCTGCTGCCTCAGCTGTCCAGCTG GTACTTTTGTCAAAGAGGCGTGCAGCAGACCGTTTGAGAGAGGTGTCTGTGAGCCATGCGACTTTGACACTTACACCGAGCATGATAATGGACTTCCCAAGACCTGTTTGATGTGTACCAAGTGTCGCCCAG ATGAGGAGATTGTGGAGCGATGCAACAGCACCAGAAACACACGCTGTCAGTGTAAAACGGGTTCCTTCTGTCTGCCGGATCAAGCCTGTGAGGTCTGCAAGACGTGCAGGAA GTGTAAAGAAGACGAGAAGGTCGTGGCACACTGCACAGCTTACTCAAACACCGTCTGCCAAAAAAGAGGCTCCACCTCCACCAGCACATTGACAG CAGTGGGAGTCGTCTCAGTCTCAGTCGTGGCCATCATCGTGATCATCGTGATCATCGGGTGTTTGCTGTACTGGAGAACATCAGGTGGAT TGACCTCAAGCTGCCAAAGAGGAATGTGGAATAAGTGCTTA gAAAACGGCAGCGATTTGGAGGAGGTGAAGCAGAACAATGTGAATGGTGTGGTGGAGGAAGGAGCACAGATCCAGCCATTAATCTGTCCGACACAGCCG GAAGATGAAAAACTACGAAGGCTCGTTCCTTTAAACG gagACGACTCCCTGAAGAAAACCTTCGACCTGTTCGGAGAGATCGACGTGAACTACCACAAACGCTTCTTCAGGCTCCTTGGTCTGAGCGACAACGCCATAAGGATCGCAGAGGCATCTTGGTCTTTACCCGAGGACAGAGTGTACGAGCTGCTGAAGATCTGGATGGAGAAAGAAGGCATGAAGGCGGATTTTATCAGCCTCATCGAGGCCCTGCTTAGTCTGAACCAGAGGCTTTCTGCAGAAAACATCGTCGCACGAGCTGTCGATAACGGCTACTTCAGATACGAAGAAGACTGA
- the hdr gene encoding hematopoietic death receptor isoform X1 — protein sequence MRDFISLKFPPTERMGSKIKLMLWIWAWSSSGIRTAQGDVCRARRGYINNDICCLSCPAGTFVKEACSRPFERGVCEPCDFDTYTEHDNGLPKTCLMCTKCRPDEEIVERCNSTRNTRCQCKTGSFCLPDQACEVCKTCRKCKEDEKVVAHCTAYSNTVCQKRGSTSTSTLTAVGVVSVSVVAIIVIIVIIGCLLYWRTSGGLTSSCQRGMWNKCLENGSDLEEVKQNNVNGVVEEGAQIQPLICPTQPVGEDEEDKGLGPSLSTTTASSETSLPMCTLTSEYCLSRSLPQQLNTLEDEKLRRLVPLNGDDSLKKTFDLFGEIDVNYHKRFFRLLGLSDNAIRIAEASWSLPEDRVYELLKIWMEKEGMKADFISLIEALLSLNQRLSAENIVARAVDNGYFRYEED from the exons ATGAGAGACTTTATCAGCCTG aagTTTCCACCTACAGAACGTATGGGATCTAAGATTAAG CTGATGTTATGGATTTGGGCCTGGAGCTCCAGCGGGATCCGAACGGCACAAGGAGATGTTTGCAGGGCCCGCAGGGGGTACATAAACAATGACATCTGCTGCCTCAGCTGTCCAGCTG GTACTTTTGTCAAAGAGGCGTGCAGCAGACCGTTTGAGAGAGGTGTCTGTGAGCCATGCGACTTTGACACTTACACCGAGCATGATAATGGACTTCCCAAGACCTGTTTGATGTGTACCAAGTGTCGCCCAG ATGAGGAGATTGTGGAGCGATGCAACAGCACCAGAAACACACGCTGTCAGTGTAAAACGGGTTCCTTCTGTCTGCCGGATCAAGCCTGTGAGGTCTGCAAGACGTGCAGGAA GTGTAAAGAAGACGAGAAGGTCGTGGCACACTGCACAGCTTACTCAAACACCGTCTGCCAAAAAAGAGGCTCCACCTCCACCAGCACATTGACAG CAGTGGGAGTCGTCTCAGTCTCAGTCGTGGCCATCATCGTGATCATCGTGATCATCGGGTGTTTGCTGTACTGGAGAACATCAGGTGGAT TGACCTCAAGCTGCCAAAGAGGAATGTGGAATAAGTGCTTA gAAAACGGCAGCGATTTGGAGGAGGTGAAGCAGAACAATGTGAATGGTGTGGTGGAGGAAGGAGCACAGATCCAGCCATTAATCTGTCCGACACAGCCGGTgggtgaggatgaggaggataaAGGGCTCGGCCCAAGCCTCTCCACCACCACAGCTTCGTCCGAGACCAGCCTGCCTATGTGCACACTGACAAGCGAGTACTGCCTCAGCCGCTCGCTGCCTCAGCAGCTTAACACTCTG GAAGATGAAAAACTACGAAGGCTCGTTCCTTTAAACG gagACGACTCCCTGAAGAAAACCTTCGACCTGTTCGGAGAGATCGACGTGAACTACCACAAACGCTTCTTCAGGCTCCTTGGTCTGAGCGACAACGCCATAAGGATCGCAGAGGCATCTTGGTCTTTACCCGAGGACAGAGTGTACGAGCTGCTGAAGATCTGGATGGAGAAAGAAGGCATGAAGGCGGATTTTATCAGCCTCATCGAGGCCCTGCTTAGTCTGAACCAGAGGCTTTCTGCAGAAAACATCGTCGCACGAGCTGTCGATAACGGCTACTTCAGATACGAAGAAGACTGA
- the hdr gene encoding hematopoietic death receptor isoform X5, whose translation MRDFISLLMLWIWAWSSSGIRTAQGDVCRARRGYINNDICCLSCPAGTFVKEACSRPFERGVCEPCDFDTYTEHDNGLPKTCLMCTKCRPDEEIVERCNSTRNTRCQCKTGSFCLPDQACEVCKTCRKCKEDEKVVAHCTAYSNTVCQKRGSTSTSTLTAVGVVSVSVVAIIVIIVIIGCLLYWRTSGGLTSSCQRGMWNKCLENGSDLEEVKQNNVNGVVEEGAQIQPLICPTQPVGEDEEDKGLGPSLSTTTASSETSLPMCTLTSEYCLSRSLPQQLNTLEDEKLRRLVPLNGDDSLKKTFDLFGEIDVNYHKRFFRLLGLSDNAIRIAEASWSLPEDRVYELLKIWMEKEGMKADFISLIEALLSLNQRLSAENIVARAVDNGYFRYEED comes from the exons ATGAGAGACTTTATCAGCCTG CTGATGTTATGGATTTGGGCCTGGAGCTCCAGCGGGATCCGAACGGCACAAGGAGATGTTTGCAGGGCCCGCAGGGGGTACATAAACAATGACATCTGCTGCCTCAGCTGTCCAGCTG GTACTTTTGTCAAAGAGGCGTGCAGCAGACCGTTTGAGAGAGGTGTCTGTGAGCCATGCGACTTTGACACTTACACCGAGCATGATAATGGACTTCCCAAGACCTGTTTGATGTGTACCAAGTGTCGCCCAG ATGAGGAGATTGTGGAGCGATGCAACAGCACCAGAAACACACGCTGTCAGTGTAAAACGGGTTCCTTCTGTCTGCCGGATCAAGCCTGTGAGGTCTGCAAGACGTGCAGGAA GTGTAAAGAAGACGAGAAGGTCGTGGCACACTGCACAGCTTACTCAAACACCGTCTGCCAAAAAAGAGGCTCCACCTCCACCAGCACATTGACAG CAGTGGGAGTCGTCTCAGTCTCAGTCGTGGCCATCATCGTGATCATCGTGATCATCGGGTGTTTGCTGTACTGGAGAACATCAGGTGGAT TGACCTCAAGCTGCCAAAGAGGAATGTGGAATAAGTGCTTA gAAAACGGCAGCGATTTGGAGGAGGTGAAGCAGAACAATGTGAATGGTGTGGTGGAGGAAGGAGCACAGATCCAGCCATTAATCTGTCCGACACAGCCGGTgggtgaggatgaggaggataaAGGGCTCGGCCCAAGCCTCTCCACCACCACAGCTTCGTCCGAGACCAGCCTGCCTATGTGCACACTGACAAGCGAGTACTGCCTCAGCCGCTCGCTGCCTCAGCAGCTTAACACTCTG GAAGATGAAAAACTACGAAGGCTCGTTCCTTTAAACG gagACGACTCCCTGAAGAAAACCTTCGACCTGTTCGGAGAGATCGACGTGAACTACCACAAACGCTTCTTCAGGCTCCTTGGTCTGAGCGACAACGCCATAAGGATCGCAGAGGCATCTTGGTCTTTACCCGAGGACAGAGTGTACGAGCTGCTGAAGATCTGGATGGAGAAAGAAGGCATGAAGGCGGATTTTATCAGCCTCATCGAGGCCCTGCTTAGTCTGAACCAGAGGCTTTCTGCAGAAAACATCGTCGCACGAGCTGTCGATAACGGCTACTTCAGATACGAAGAAGACTGA
- the hdr gene encoding hematopoietic death receptor isoform X2 has product MRDFISLKFPPTERMGSKIKLMLWIWAWSSSGIRTAQGDVCRARRGYINNDICCLSCPAGTFVKEACSRPFERGVCEPCDFDTYTEHDNGLPKTCLMCTKCRPDEEIVERCNSTRNTRCQCKTGSFCLPDQACEVCKTCRKCKEDEKVVAHCTAYSNTVCQKRGSTSTSTLTVGVVSVSVVAIIVIIVIIGCLLYWRTSGGLTSSCQRGMWNKCLENGSDLEEVKQNNVNGVVEEGAQIQPLICPTQPVGEDEEDKGLGPSLSTTTASSETSLPMCTLTSEYCLSRSLPQQLNTLEDEKLRRLVPLNGDDSLKKTFDLFGEIDVNYHKRFFRLLGLSDNAIRIAEASWSLPEDRVYELLKIWMEKEGMKADFISLIEALLSLNQRLSAENIVARAVDNGYFRYEED; this is encoded by the exons ATGAGAGACTTTATCAGCCTG aagTTTCCACCTACAGAACGTATGGGATCTAAGATTAAG CTGATGTTATGGATTTGGGCCTGGAGCTCCAGCGGGATCCGAACGGCACAAGGAGATGTTTGCAGGGCCCGCAGGGGGTACATAAACAATGACATCTGCTGCCTCAGCTGTCCAGCTG GTACTTTTGTCAAAGAGGCGTGCAGCAGACCGTTTGAGAGAGGTGTCTGTGAGCCATGCGACTTTGACACTTACACCGAGCATGATAATGGACTTCCCAAGACCTGTTTGATGTGTACCAAGTGTCGCCCAG ATGAGGAGATTGTGGAGCGATGCAACAGCACCAGAAACACACGCTGTCAGTGTAAAACGGGTTCCTTCTGTCTGCCGGATCAAGCCTGTGAGGTCTGCAAGACGTGCAGGAA GTGTAAAGAAGACGAGAAGGTCGTGGCACACTGCACAGCTTACTCAAACACCGTCTGCCAAAAAAGAGGCTCCACCTCCACCAGCACATTGACAG TGGGAGTCGTCTCAGTCTCAGTCGTGGCCATCATCGTGATCATCGTGATCATCGGGTGTTTGCTGTACTGGAGAACATCAGGTGGAT TGACCTCAAGCTGCCAAAGAGGAATGTGGAATAAGTGCTTA gAAAACGGCAGCGATTTGGAGGAGGTGAAGCAGAACAATGTGAATGGTGTGGTGGAGGAAGGAGCACAGATCCAGCCATTAATCTGTCCGACACAGCCGGTgggtgaggatgaggaggataaAGGGCTCGGCCCAAGCCTCTCCACCACCACAGCTTCGTCCGAGACCAGCCTGCCTATGTGCACACTGACAAGCGAGTACTGCCTCAGCCGCTCGCTGCCTCAGCAGCTTAACACTCTG GAAGATGAAAAACTACGAAGGCTCGTTCCTTTAAACG gagACGACTCCCTGAAGAAAACCTTCGACCTGTTCGGAGAGATCGACGTGAACTACCACAAACGCTTCTTCAGGCTCCTTGGTCTGAGCGACAACGCCATAAGGATCGCAGAGGCATCTTGGTCTTTACCCGAGGACAGAGTGTACGAGCTGCTGAAGATCTGGATGGAGAAAGAAGGCATGAAGGCGGATTTTATCAGCCTCATCGAGGCCCTGCTTAGTCTGAACCAGAGGCTTTCTGCAGAAAACATCGTCGCACGAGCTGTCGATAACGGCTACTTCAGATACGAAGAAGACTGA